Below is a window of Campylobacter canadensis DNA.
AAAAATCCCGTATAAACTCCAACGCAAAGTGCTAAGAAAAATAAAATATATTCAATGTTTTTTGAAAATCTAGCAAAATTTCTAATTAAATTTACAATAGGAATTAACATTTTAAATAAAGCAATATTTTTAATCTCCCTTTCAAAGATTATTAAAGCATATAAAAATGCTAGTGGGGTATAAATAAGAAGGCACAAAACCCCAATACTCATAACTGAAGTAAAGTTATATTTTATTAATAACAAATAAAAACTAAGCGGTTTTCCTAAATCAATTATTAAAAGCAAAAGCCCTATGCTAATGCTAAGCGGGGCTGTAATTGCACCTGCTCTTACCATAGCGTCCCAAATACTATTTGTATTACTTTCGTGCTTGTTAAACTTAACTAATAATGAAACCATCACGCTACCTGCACTAAGTCCTGCTAAAAATAAATAAATCGCTATTTGCCAAGGCCAATAAATTTCATTATATTGAGCTAGGCTTCCTGCCATATTATTCATAATAACCTCCTTTTGTATTTTTTATAAAGCCTAGTTGTGGTTTTGTATTAAGGTGTGCTTTTTTAAATTCTACTACCTTGCTTGCGAATATTTGCTTTATTTCTTTGCTGCTAGTATCTGCAAAAATTAAAGCATCAGTAGGACATACACTAACACAAGCTGGAGTTGCGCCTTTTCGGTTTGGATAACAAAAGGTGCATTTATCAACCGCCTTTGTAATAGGATTAATAAATCTAGCATTATATGGACACGCTAAAATGCAGTATTTGCAAGATACACATAATTTCTCATCAATTAATGTTATTCCATTTGCTAATTTAAAACTAGCCCCAGTAGGACATACGCTAACACACGGGCTATCTTCACACATTACGCAGCTTATTCTTTCAAAATCTGTTTTAAGATTTGGAAAAACTCCCTTCATTTTTGCATGAACTTGCACTCTAAAAACCCCTGCTGGAATATTATTTTCATTTTTACAAGCAACGCTACAAGCTGCACAACCTATACATAAATTTTCATCATGAATCATTACATACTTTTTCATCTTTATACCCTTTTAATATCTACACCTATATTTGTAACCATCGTATTACATATATGACCACTTTTTGAACCTAATAAAATGCTATCATTTGCACCAACTTCGTGAATGTTTTTAAGTGCTGGAGTAATGCGACCAAAACCGTGATAAATAAATAATGTATCAGGTCTAATTCCTTGCGTAAGCATAAGTTTTACTTTGATTTTGCCAAATTCATTTTCTAAATAAACAAAATCTCCATCATTAAAGCCTAGCTCTTTAGCTCGTGTTGTATTTATCCACACAGGACTTTCACTCATTAATTCATTTAAAATAGGAATGCTTTGAGTATGAGCGTTTGTATGAATTGGAGTTTTGCCACTTGTTAAGCAAAACTCATATCCTTTAAATACATCAAAATCAATTGTATTTAAAGAACCGTGAGCTGGAAACAACTTTTCAACCCTATCAATAAACAATTCAATTTTTTTGCTAGGAGTTTTAAAAGAAAGCAAAGAGCTTAAATTCCCATCGTTATCAATTTTGTTTTTAATTTGTGGATAAGTTTTAGCAAATTCTTTTATCGTTTCTGGCTCTCTTAGATAAATACTTGGCACTTTATAAGTTACAATACCATCTTTTTTAAGTTTTGCAAGTAAATCTACATTGCCTTTAGCTTGAATCATTCTATATTCATTTATTGTTTTGTAAGTATAAGGCTTATCAATTTTCATAATACTTGCAAGTTCTCTAAAAATATCAAAGCCGCTTTTTGTATCGCCAATAACTTCTACAGCTTTATTTCTCATATAATATCCATTGCCGATACTTAAAATACTTTCATCTCTTTCTAAATACGAGCTTTCAGGCAAAACAACATCAGCAAAATTGCTAAAATCATTTAAATAAATATCAATACTTACTATAAAATCTAGCTCATTTATAGCTTTTAAGCTTTCATTTACATTTGCTACATTTACTAAATGATTAAATCTTGTATTAACCCAAGCCTTAATTGCATATGGCTTTTTACTTAAAATCGCAGGTGCGATATCCATTAACACTCCGTGTTTTCTTGAAACAAAATAATTTTTACATCCTTTTTCACCTGCACCATCAATTCTAGGAGTGTTAGGGATTACAAACATTTTGTTAGGATTATCAAGTGTTGGATAAATATTTTCACCTATTATCTTATTTAAATTACTTGCGTTTTTACTAGTGTGAATTCCGCCCTTTTTTTCATAATTTCCCATTAAAGCATTTGCTATTGCGATGGCTCTTGTGCGTTGATATTCTGCATAAGTTGTAGTTGTTTTATGCCCCCAATCTATTATAACCTTAGGCGCAGCCTTATAAATTTCATCAGCAATTCGCTCAAGCGTATCAGCACTAATTCCAGTTATACTTTCTTGCCATTTAGGGCTTGTATCTTTTACACTTTTTTTAAGCTCATCAAGCCCAATGCAATACTTATTTACAAATTCCTTATCATATTTTTCGTCTCTTAGCCAAATATGAATTAATGCCATTAAAAATGCCACATCAGTTCCTGGTTTTATAGGCAGCCATTCATCAGCCTTAGCAGCCACAACGCTAAATCTAGGCTCTAAAACTAATAATTTTGTATTAGGATTTGCTGCAAATTTTGCTAATTTTTTTGTATCGCTAATTACTAAGCCTTCAAATAAATTATGTCCAAAATTTACAATATATTTTGCATTAGCAAAATCTCTTGATAAAGCTCCACCATAAGTATGCTCTAAAACCATATTATAAGTTATCGGGCAACTTGAATAATGTGAAAATATATTAGGACTGCCATAAGCACAAGCAAAATTGCTCATATGAGTATGAGATTCTCCTGCTTTGCTTGTAAAAATCACACTTTTTGCTCCATATTTTTCTTTTATTTCATTTAATTTAGTTGCAACTAAGCTTAAAGCCTCGTCCCAACTAGCTTCACGCCATTTATTTTCCCCTCTTTTGCCAACTCTAATTAAGGGTTTTATTAAACGATTTTTATCATAAAGCTGATTAATTCCAGCCCCGCCCCTTGCACATACGCTTGTTTTGTTTGCACCAAATTTTAAATTACCATTAATAAATATCCCTTTATCATCTTTAACGCTTACTTCAATAGGACAACGAGTAGAACACATTTCACATATTGAAAAAACACTTTTTTTATTTCCTAAATTAATAGCATTTGCACTTAATTTAGGGCTAATACAGGCTAATGAGCCTAAAAAGCCGATGTTTTTAAAAAATCTCTTCTTATCATTTTCACTCCTTTTTTGATATTGTAAGTAAATTAAAGTGAAATTAATGTGAAATAATATTTTTATAAGATATACTTTTTAAAACTTAAAGGAGAAAAAATGAAAGAAAATATAACTTTTACAAACACTTATGTAGATGAAGATATTAGTTTAGCTTTAAAAAACAAGCTTAAAGATTACACAAATATTTTAATTATAAGCGGCAAAACAGCTTATGAAAAAAGCAAAGATAAAATAGATTTAAGAGCAAAAAATGCGGATATTTTTTATGTAAAAGAATGCTCTTATAAAATAAATAATGATATTTTATCTAAACTTACTTGTAAATACGAACTTGTTCTTGCAATTGGTGGTGGAAAGGCTTTAGATTGTGCTAAATATATAGCAAATAAACTAAAAGTAAAAATAATAAGCATACCAAGCATAGCGGCTACTTGTGCTGCTACTTCTACTTTATCGGTTATGTATGATGATAATGGGGTGTTTTGCGATATTGTTTTATATGATGATATTGACATTGAGTGTTTTATTGACTTAAGCATTATAAAAAATTCTCCTACTAGATACTTAATAGCAGGAATAGGCGATACAATAGCAAAATGCTATGAATTTAATTTAAAATATGAATACGCAATCAAAAATAATGAAAATATTGATTATTCTAACACCTTAGGCAAAGCCTGTGTTAGCTTATGCAAGGATTTAAATCTTAATTTTGCACAAAAAGCATTGCAAGATTTTAATATTAATTTAGAATTTAAACAAGTTGTAATGTCAATAATCTTAAACACGGGCTTAGTTTCAAGAATAATAAAATTTGATTACAACGGAGCCTTAGCTCACGCAACTTGTTATGCAATTAGCATCTTCCCTGAAATTGAAAAAAATTTTTTACACGGAGAATTAGTAGCCTTTGGTATTTTAGTTCAACTTCTTTTAGAAGATAAATTAGAAGAATATGAAAAATTATGCAAGTTTTATAAAGAAATTAATCTAGCTTGTAAAATAAGTGATTTTATTGATATAAATAAATTTAAGGAAAAAATCAATGAAGTTGTGGATTTTATTTTAAATACTAGTGATGCAAAATATTTAATTAAAGCAGGTTTTAATTTAAATGAAGAAAGAGTAAAAATGGCACTTTTAAAATAAAAAAGGAGAATTTTTAACTTTTTTAAAAACATTTTTGCATAAAATTAAATTTGTGCAAAAAGACAATAAGCAATGAAGCTCTTTGTAGATATTTTGCTTTTTAGAATTTAATAAGCTTAAAATGCTTTATTGTAAAATCATATAAAGTCTATTTTGCTTTGTTTTGTGTAAATGGTGCTTGGTATAATTTAGCTAAAACAAAATTATACTAGCTGTAAATCTTAAATTTTAATTAGTTAATTAAAAGGAGAAAAAATGCAAGAATTTTTTATGAAGTTTTTTAACTTTTCTGAACCACTTGCGATTTTATTTTTG
It encodes the following:
- the phsA gene encoding thiosulfate reductase PhsA produces the protein MKILFHINFTLIYLQYQKRSENDKKRFFKNIGFLGSLACISPKLSANAINLGNKKSVFSICEMCSTRCPIEVSVKDDKGIFINGNLKFGANKTSVCARGGAGINQLYDKNRLIKPLIRVGKRGENKWREASWDEALSLVATKLNEIKEKYGAKSVIFTSKAGESHTHMSNFACAYGSPNIFSHYSSCPITYNMVLEHTYGGALSRDFANAKYIVNFGHNLFEGLVISDTKKLAKFAANPNTKLLVLEPRFSVVAAKADEWLPIKPGTDVAFLMALIHIWLRDEKYDKEFVNKYCIGLDELKKSVKDTSPKWQESITGISADTLERIADEIYKAAPKVIIDWGHKTTTTYAEYQRTRAIAIANALMGNYEKKGGIHTSKNASNLNKIIGENIYPTLDNPNKMFVIPNTPRIDGAGEKGCKNYFVSRKHGVLMDIAPAILSKKPYAIKAWVNTRFNHLVNVANVNESLKAINELDFIVSIDIYLNDFSNFADVVLPESSYLERDESILSIGNGYYMRNKAVEVIGDTKSGFDIFRELASIMKIDKPYTYKTINEYRMIQAKGNVDLLAKLKKDGIVTYKVPSIYLREPETIKEFAKTYPQIKNKIDNDGNLSSLLSFKTPSKKIELFIDRVEKLFPAHGSLNTIDFDVFKGYEFCLTSGKTPIHTNAHTQSIPILNELMSESPVWINTTRAKELGFNDGDFVYLENEFGKIKVKLMLTQGIRPDTLFIYHGFGRITPALKNIHEVGANDSILLGSKSGHICNTMVTNIGVDIKRV
- a CDS encoding iron-containing alcohol dehydrogenase, whose translation is MKENITFTNTYVDEDISLALKNKLKDYTNILIISGKTAYEKSKDKIDLRAKNADIFYVKECSYKINNDILSKLTCKYELVLAIGGGKALDCAKYIANKLKVKIISIPSIAATCAATSTLSVMYDDNGVFCDIVLYDDIDIECFIDLSIIKNSPTRYLIAGIGDTIAKCYEFNLKYEYAIKNNENIDYSNTLGKACVSLCKDLNLNFAQKALQDFNINLEFKQVVMSIILNTGLVSRIIKFDYNGALAHATCYAISIFPEIEKNFLHGELVAFGILVQLLLEDKLEEYEKLCKFYKEINLACKISDFIDINKFKEKINEVVDFILNTSDAKYLIKAGFNLNEERVKMALLK
- the nrfD gene encoding NrfD/PsrC family molybdoenzyme membrane anchor subunit, whose protein sequence is MNNMAGSLAQYNEIYWPWQIAIYLFLAGLSAGSVMVSLLVKFNKHESNTNSIWDAMVRAGAITAPLSISIGLLLLIIDLGKPLSFYLLLIKYNFTSVMSIGVLCLLIYTPLAFLYALIIFEREIKNIALFKMLIPIVNLIRNFARFSKNIEYILFFLALCVGVYTGFLLSAISKVPLWNTPILPLLFLVSGFSSAIAANILLGLFCFKAQLNKENIKYLLVLDLRAILLEIPILLLLFVGMFYNGGDSLISLKLIFNHEFYSKLFWCGVFAVGLLMPVIIAFTVLKNHTYKPVFIIINSICVLIGVVLLRFFIVYAGQVCIGV
- a CDS encoding 4Fe-4S dicluster domain-containing protein — translated: MKKYVMIHDENLCIGCAACSVACKNENNIPAGVFRVQVHAKMKGVFPNLKTDFERISCVMCEDSPCVSVCPTGASFKLANGITLIDEKLCVSCKYCILACPYNARFINPITKAVDKCTFCYPNRKGATPACVSVCPTDALIFADTSSKEIKQIFASKVVEFKKAHLNTKPQLGFIKNTKGGYYE